One genomic window of Deinococcus deserti VCD115 includes the following:
- a CDS encoding substrate-binding domain-containing protein, protein MKADLDEQLPTRVFEDRRAGFHEALTQAGRAVRGETFTGFDSLAIYHTVCALLDQAVFPCTIFASADQIAAVLLDEAEWRGVQVGKDLRVVGFDDHPWAAARGLTTVHQPVERMGAEAGHLLLSLLNGFDGPPRSCRLVPRLVVRMTA, encoded by the coding sequence GTGAAGGCTGACCTTGACGAGCAGCTCCCCACCCGCGTGTTCGAGGACCGGCGGGCCGGCTTCCACGAGGCACTTACCCAGGCCGGGCGGGCCGTACGAGGCGAGACATTTACCGGGTTCGATTCGCTGGCCATCTACCACACGGTCTGCGCGTTGCTGGACCAGGCGGTGTTTCCGTGCACGATTTTCGCTTCAGCGGACCAGATTGCCGCGGTGCTGCTGGATGAAGCAGAGTGGCGCGGGGTGCAGGTCGGGAAGGATCTGCGGGTGGTCGGGTTTGATGACCATCCGTGGGCGGCCGCGCGCGGACTGACTACCGTGCATCAGCCGGTCGAGCGAATGGGTGCGGAAGCGGGGCACCTGCTGCTTAGCCTTCTCAACGGGTTTGATGGGCCGCCCCGGTCCTGCCGTTTGGTTCCCCGGCTGGTTGTCCGAATGACCGCTTGA
- a CDS encoding HD-GYP domain-containing protein gives MLKPGKLDAREWEVIKRHPGIGYEMLHHIPSLPATTLEVVLYHHERWNGSGYPKGLAGEDIPLAARVFAVVDVYDALTSERPDKKAWTHEDAAEQLRKEAGVLLDARVVAAFLQVLT, from the coding sequence CTGCTCAAACCCGGCAAGCTCGATGCCCGCGAGTGGGAGGTCATCAAGCGACACCCCGGCATCGGCTACGAAATGCTGCACCACATTCCCTCGCTGCCCGCCACCACCCTGGAGGTCGTGCTGTACCACCACGAACGCTGGAACGGAAGCGGCTACCCCAAGGGACTGGCGGGCGAGGACATTCCTCTGGCGGCGCGGGTATTCGCGGTGGTGGACGTGTACGACGCCCTGACGAGTGAGCGGCCAGACAAGAAGGCCTGGACGCACGAGGACGCCGCGGAGCAACTGCGTAAAGAAGCCGGTGTGCTGCTCGACGCACGGGTCGTTGCAGCTTTCCTGCAAGTCCTGACGTAG
- a CDS encoding cytochrome c biogenesis protein CcdA: MTDSPGFLFAFGAGLLSFLSPCVLPMLPAYLGFLTGMSRGELAGPQARRLALSHAVAFLAGFSVVFLALGALVESAAVVLTTYGTPVRVIGGAMVLMMGLFTLGVLRVNALYLERRVQLKSKPAGYLGSAVVGLAFAAGWTPCMGPILAGVLFMAAQQPALGVPLLLTYALGFSVPFLLGALFLERVRALHRFTPRLERAGGALMVVAGILLITNGFAWISRSLVNVVGFQGF; this comes from the coding sequence ATGACGGACTCACCCGGCTTCCTGTTTGCCTTCGGGGCGGGGTTGTTGTCGTTTCTGTCGCCTTGTGTGCTGCCGATGCTGCCCGCCTATCTGGGATTTCTGACCGGTATGAGCCGTGGCGAGCTGGCCGGACCACAGGCCAGGCGGCTGGCGCTGAGCCACGCCGTGGCGTTTCTAGCCGGGTTCAGTGTGGTATTTCTCGCCCTGGGCGCCCTGGTAGAATCCGCTGCGGTGGTGCTCACGACTTATGGAACGCCGGTCCGGGTCATCGGTGGCGCCATGGTGCTGATGATGGGCCTGTTTACGCTGGGGGTGCTCCGGGTCAATGCCCTGTATCTTGAGCGCCGCGTTCAGCTGAAAAGTAAGCCTGCAGGATATCTGGGCAGCGCTGTCGTTGGTCTGGCGTTTGCAGCTGGCTGGACCCCATGTATGGGGCCTATCCTGGCGGGCGTGTTATTCATGGCTGCTCAGCAGCCTGCCCTGGGAGTGCCGTTGCTCCTGACCTATGCGCTGGGATTCAGCGTGCCATTTCTGCTTGGAGCCTTGTTTCTGGAGCGCGTGCGGGCACTGCACCGGTTCACGCCCAGGTTGGAGCGGGCGGGCGGGGCCTTGATGGTGGTCGCCGGCATTCTGCTGATCACCAACGGATTTGCATGGATCAGCCGCTCGCTCGTGAATGTGGTGGGGTTCCAGGGGTTCTGA
- a CDS encoding TlpA family protein disulfide reductase — MRLLRIKGRTIQKQLTLLLFLITSLASAVRPGDVAPDFTLNDPSGKKVTLSALRGQPVVLTFWATWCLVCKEELPELNQEAARAKVKNMFAVSATDTPKAALDYFKQAKLGAITPLVDAPKAKGPGTGAGVAKSYRIIGQPVSVFIDSKGKVTAVHSGYLPPEQFRVYLKQIRP; from the coding sequence ATGCGCCTGCTGCGTATCAAAGGACGAACCATACAAAAGCAACTGACCCTGCTGCTGTTCCTGATCACCAGTCTCGCCTCAGCAGTGAGACCAGGAGACGTCGCACCGGACTTTACGCTGAATGACCCTTCGGGAAAAAAGGTCACCCTGAGTGCACTTCGGGGCCAGCCGGTCGTCCTCACGTTCTGGGCTACCTGGTGTCTGGTCTGCAAAGAGGAACTGCCCGAACTGAACCAGGAAGCGGCACGGGCCAAGGTGAAGAACATGTTCGCCGTGAGCGCAACCGATACGCCCAAAGCTGCCCTGGACTACTTCAAGCAGGCCAAACTGGGCGCCATCACGCCGCTGGTGGACGCACCGAAGGCCAAAGGCCCGGGCACCGGTGCTGGCGTAGCCAAGTCGTACCGCATCATTGGCCAGCCGGTCTCCGTATTCATCGATTCAAAGGGAAAAGTGACGGCCGTTCACTCGGGTTATCTGCCCCCTGAACAATTCCGCGTGTACCTGAAACAGATCCGCCCCTGA